From Parasphaerochaeta coccoides DSM 17374, a single genomic window includes:
- the dapB gene encoding 4-hydroxy-tetrahydrodipicolinate reductase, which produces MRIGIVGYGRMGHLIESLARQKGWKVVAIIDPVMDSPSVTARTLSASAMKECDVVVDFSSPESAVDNILFYAREDIPAVIGTTGWHERLDEVRAQVDENRAAIIYSGNFSIGVHLFVSIVRHAARLIDGFDDYDALVSELHHAGKADSPSGTALMIATAIMDNVKRKKHVETGRLDRMRAADELHVVSGRVGSVPGTHTVIFDSPADTLELTHRARSREGFAYGALAAAQWIADGRKGFFTLDDMMGA; this is translated from the coding sequence ATGCGCATTGGAATTGTTGGTTATGGACGAATGGGACACCTGATTGAGTCTCTCGCCCGACAGAAAGGATGGAAAGTCGTGGCCATCATCGACCCCGTCATGGATTCTCCGTCAGTAACGGCACGCACGCTTTCTGCCTCCGCCATGAAAGAATGTGATGTTGTCGTAGATTTTTCATCGCCCGAATCGGCTGTGGATAATATCCTTTTCTATGCAAGGGAAGATATACCCGCGGTCATAGGGACTACCGGATGGCATGAGCGTCTGGATGAGGTTCGCGCTCAGGTGGATGAAAACCGTGCCGCCATCATCTACAGCGGGAATTTTTCCATCGGGGTGCATCTGTTCGTCTCCATTGTCCGTCATGCCGCCCGCCTCATCGATGGTTTTGACGACTACGATGCCCTGGTAAGTGAACTCCATCATGCCGGCAAGGCGGATAGTCCTTCCGGCACGGCCTTGATGATTGCCACGGCTATCATGGACAACGTGAAACGCAAGAAACACGTGGAGACAGGACGGCTGGACAGGATGCGGGCTGCCGATGAACTGCATGTCGTCTCTGGTCGGGTAGGGAGTGTTCCCGGCACTCATACCGTCATATTTGACAGTCCGGCGGATACTCTGGAGCTGACCCACAGGGCACGTTCTCGTGAGGGTTTCGCCTATGGAGCACTTGCCGCAGCCCAGTGGATAGCAGATGGCCGCAAGGGTTTTTTTACCCTTGATGACATGATGGGCGCATAA
- a CDS encoding DNA topoisomerase 3 — protein MKKIVLAEKPSVGRELARVLGCTGKEKGFSEGPAYIVTWALGHLVELAQPAAYSESYKRWSIRDLPMLPKDLKQEVIEQTAEQFTIISTLFARPDVDGLIIATDAGREGELVARWIMKLGGWKGSVQRLWISSQTDSAIREGFSSLKDGDVYLNLYAAAESRAAADWYVGMNVTRAMTCRYDAKLSAGRVQTPTLALMCAREDEIDAFTGSFYWTLKADFGSFSASWRGKDDSARITNAQSAEDFEKSLPGKTGKITALTAQEKTVQPPLAYDLTELQKDANNVLDFSAKQTLDVLQRLYEVHKIVTYPRTDSRYISHDIVPTLADRLRALAGTPFGPRAGLYAGGMMRVDEQRFVQDEQVTDHHAIIPTEMKVDLKKLNTEEKALWELVIIRFLEVLSPDYTYTSTSLEAEADGQKFVTRFTVPLVQGWRDIARIIGRRSAVSDEDEGDSDSSLSGLKEGDDVAIVSVKTRRMTTAAPERYTEATLLSAMEHAGRFVDDVSLKKRLGNGLGTPATRADIIEKLLQNHYVEREGKSLVPTPRGRELIRLVPAQLRSPELTGRWEERLAGISDGSEDAAVFIRDIKKNASDLVDEVVASHLVFDPHFPDGKKCPYCATAMMRVVDEFERPHYICQKLSCSYEEMEVKKKVLLPPGQKAPESQKSPEKKKAETAGISTAKPVIPTKRVKPTSTVVVASSAGIVRKVVIKKRPPASVISVPDPVKKSQGVMNSFSLPDDEEPEYTWETVMEVVRPSKMANRRFNDRERSGQHEHGDFRRPSRAVGEGDAGSRSGEISRNGKAWGNAGKPVEEPVGAGGTFADFLAASQKRKEKDEEKRRERKKK, from the coding sequence GTGAAAAAGATCGTGCTTGCGGAGAAGCCCAGCGTCGGGCGTGAACTTGCCAGAGTGCTGGGATGTACCGGCAAGGAAAAAGGTTTCAGCGAAGGACCCGCCTACATAGTCACGTGGGCCCTCGGTCATTTGGTCGAGCTTGCCCAGCCTGCGGCATACAGTGAATCGTACAAAAGATGGTCTATCAGGGATCTGCCCATGCTGCCCAAGGATTTGAAACAAGAAGTCATTGAACAGACTGCCGAACAGTTCACCATCATTTCCACACTCTTTGCCCGTCCCGATGTGGATGGCCTGATCATTGCTACGGACGCTGGTCGGGAAGGAGAACTTGTCGCCAGGTGGATTATGAAACTCGGTGGATGGAAAGGCTCTGTCCAACGCTTGTGGATTAGCAGCCAGACCGATTCTGCCATACGCGAAGGCTTCTCATCCCTCAAGGATGGGGATGTGTATTTGAATCTCTATGCCGCTGCGGAAAGCCGTGCCGCGGCTGACTGGTATGTCGGCATGAATGTCACCAGAGCCATGACGTGCCGTTATGATGCCAAACTATCAGCAGGTCGCGTTCAGACGCCCACACTTGCCCTCATGTGCGCACGGGAAGATGAAATTGACGCTTTCACAGGTTCTTTCTATTGGACTCTGAAAGCAGACTTCGGTTCTTTCTCCGCGTCTTGGAGGGGAAAGGATGACTCTGCACGCATCACCAATGCCCAGTCAGCCGAGGATTTTGAGAAATCCCTGCCGGGCAAGACGGGAAAGATTACTGCGCTGACAGCACAGGAGAAGACTGTGCAACCGCCGCTTGCCTATGATTTGACCGAACTCCAGAAGGATGCGAACAATGTCCTTGACTTCTCCGCCAAGCAGACTTTGGATGTATTGCAACGGTTGTATGAAGTACACAAGATTGTGACGTATCCCCGCACCGACAGCCGGTACATATCCCATGACATCGTCCCAACTTTGGCGGACAGATTGCGGGCTCTTGCCGGGACGCCTTTCGGACCACGGGCAGGACTGTATGCAGGTGGCATGATGCGCGTCGATGAGCAAAGGTTCGTTCAGGATGAGCAGGTCACCGACCATCATGCCATCATCCCCACGGAAATGAAGGTTGACTTGAAAAAGTTGAACACCGAGGAAAAAGCCTTGTGGGAACTGGTCATCATCCGCTTCCTTGAGGTTCTGTCTCCTGATTATACCTACACCAGCACAAGTTTGGAGGCGGAGGCGGATGGACAGAAGTTCGTAACCCGTTTCACCGTACCCCTTGTCCAGGGATGGAGGGACATAGCCCGGATTATCGGCCGGAGGAGCGCGGTATCCGATGAGGACGAAGGTGACTCCGACAGCAGTCTATCCGGTTTGAAAGAAGGGGATGATGTGGCCATAGTTTCGGTAAAGACCCGCCGCATGACTACCGCCGCTCCGGAACGCTATACGGAAGCTACCTTGCTTTCTGCCATGGAGCATGCTGGTCGCTTCGTTGATGACGTTTCTTTGAAAAAACGCCTGGGCAATGGTTTGGGAACTCCGGCGACACGCGCGGATATCATTGAGAAGCTCCTCCAGAATCATTATGTCGAGAGAGAAGGCAAGAGTCTTGTACCTACGCCTCGCGGACGTGAGCTCATCAGACTTGTTCCCGCCCAGCTAAGGAGTCCTGAACTGACAGGAAGGTGGGAAGAACGCCTTGCGGGTATTTCCGATGGCAGTGAAGATGCCGCAGTGTTCATCCGTGACATCAAGAAGAACGCTTCCGATTTGGTGGACGAAGTTGTCGCCAGTCATCTGGTATTCGACCCTCATTTCCCCGATGGAAAGAAATGCCCGTATTGCGCTACGGCGATGATGCGGGTGGTTGATGAATTTGAGCGTCCCCATTATATCTGCCAGAAGTTGTCCTGCTCTTATGAGGAGATGGAGGTTAAGAAAAAAGTTCTCCTGCCACCTGGACAGAAGGCGCCAGAGAGTCAGAAATCTCCGGAGAAGAAGAAAGCGGAGACTGCTGGCATTTCCACCGCCAAGCCTGTCATTCCGACCAAGCGTGTGAAACCGACATCTACGGTAGTCGTGGCATCTTCGGCGGGCATCGTCAGAAAGGTGGTCATCAAGAAACGCCCCCCTGCGTCCGTCATATCCGTACCCGATCCCGTGAAGAAGTCACAGGGCGTGATGAATTCTTTCAGTCTCCCCGATGATGAGGAACCGGAATACACCTGGGAGACTGTTATGGAAGTCGTCAGGCCAAGCAAGATGGCGAACAGGCGTTTCAATGATCGGGAGAGAAGCGGACAACACGAGCACGGCGACTTCCGCCGTCCTTCCCGTGCCGTAGGGGAGGGTGATGCAGGCTCCCGTTCCGGTGAGATATCCCGTAATGGCAAGGCATGGGGAAACGCGGGGAAGCCCGTTGAAGAACCTGTCGGAGCAGGCGGAACGTTTGCTGATTTCCTTGCCGCTTCCCAAAAACGCAAGGAAAAGGATGAAGAAAAGAGACGGGAACGCAAGAAAAAATAG
- a CDS encoding DUF362 domain-containing protein, with amino-acid sequence MAHKITDACIACGTCQPECPVNAISEGDIYVIDADACIDCGACASACPTSAIIAE; translated from the coding sequence ATGGCACATAAGATTACTGATGCTTGTATAGCATGTGGCACTTGTCAGCCTGAATGTCCTGTCAATGCCATTTCTGAAGGTGATATCTACGTCATCGACGCTGATGCCTGCATTGACTGCGGAGCATGCGCCAGCGCATGCCCGACCAGCGCAATCATCGCTGAATGA
- the xseA gene encoding exodeoxyribonuclease VII large subunit, translating into MDNAGLFPSLSLSVSELTSLIKKTLAGGFYDLNVEGEISNFRPSSSGHWYFTLKDADAMLSAVMFRGKASMLDFFPRDGEMVVVTGAIDVYEKRGTYQIICSSMTRVGEGNLQARLEQLKNHYASLGYFDPASKKSIPPDPQRVAVVTSESGAALHDILQVLGRRAAGLDVVILPTRVQGDEAAASIATRIRQADRFLLGDVIIVARGGGSLEDLMPFSDPSVIEAIHDCALPVISAVGHEIDWMLSDYVADIRAPTPSAAAELVSASRSERLEKLRAVRSTLVHLIQNRLSEARMLLSQASPRTLSERLVSRIEQNRYLLDDMDMRMKETLLHRFEQARRTLASHTAQLQALSPQSILERGYAVITDTMTGQNMTSATQLAGEKDITIHLHDGSVAATTRRTK; encoded by the coding sequence GTGGACAATGCCGGACTTTTCCCTTCTCTTTCATTATCAGTTTCCGAGCTGACATCCCTGATTAAGAAAACGCTTGCCGGAGGGTTCTATGACTTGAACGTTGAAGGCGAGATTTCTAATTTCAGGCCGTCTTCCTCCGGTCACTGGTATTTCACGCTCAAAGATGCCGACGCAATGCTCAGCGCAGTCATGTTCCGTGGCAAAGCCTCCATGCTCGATTTCTTTCCACGAGATGGCGAGATGGTCGTAGTGACCGGAGCCATAGATGTCTATGAAAAGCGCGGGACTTACCAGATTATCTGTTCATCAATGACCCGTGTCGGGGAAGGGAACCTCCAAGCCAGACTGGAGCAATTGAAGAATCACTATGCTTCCCTTGGATACTTCGACCCTGCGTCAAAAAAGTCCATCCCTCCGGATCCACAGCGTGTTGCCGTGGTGACAAGCGAAAGCGGAGCCGCGCTGCATGATATCCTCCAAGTACTCGGACGCAGGGCGGCGGGACTTGATGTGGTCATCCTCCCTACTCGTGTCCAAGGTGATGAAGCCGCGGCATCCATTGCCACACGCATCCGTCAAGCCGACCGCTTCCTCTTGGGAGATGTTATTATCGTGGCGCGGGGTGGAGGCTCCCTGGAAGATTTGATGCCGTTCTCCGACCCCTCCGTCATTGAAGCCATCCACGACTGCGCCCTGCCAGTCATCTCGGCTGTCGGGCATGAGATTGACTGGATGCTCAGCGACTATGTGGCCGACATTAGAGCTCCAACTCCCTCGGCAGCGGCGGAACTTGTCAGCGCAAGCCGTTCAGAACGGTTGGAAAAACTCCGTGCTGTCCGTTCCACACTTGTTCATCTCATCCAGAATCGCCTTTCAGAGGCGCGTATGCTTCTGAGTCAAGCCTCTCCCCGCACACTTTCCGAAAGGCTGGTCAGCAGGATTGAGCAGAACCGCTATCTTCTCGACGACATGGATATGAGAATGAAGGAAACCCTTTTGCACCGCTTTGAACAGGCACGGAGAACTCTTGCCAGCCACACTGCCCAGCTTCAGGCACTCTCCCCGCAATCTATATTGGAAAGGGGATACGCGGTCATCACCGATACAATGACAGGACAGAATATGACATCGGCTACCCAGCTTGCCGGAGAGAAGGACATCACCATCCACCTCCATGACGGCAGCGTGGCGGCGACGACCAGGAGGACAAAATGA
- the xseB gene encoding exodeoxyribonuclease VII small subunit yields the protein MSFENDMKRIEEITERLRDRSTPLDDALKLFEEGAKLARKVDESLSKMERKVEILVGNPEEDASGVELEDFLSDGGNTE from the coding sequence ATGAGCTTTGAGAACGATATGAAAAGAATCGAGGAAATCACCGAAAGATTGCGCGACCGCTCTACCCCACTTGACGATGCGCTCAAGCTTTTTGAAGAAGGCGCCAAACTCGCCCGTAAAGTTGACGAGAGCCTGTCAAAAATGGAGAGAAAAGTGGAAATCCTTGTCGGGAATCCTGAAGAAGATGCTTCCGGCGTTGAACTTGAGGACTTTCTTTCTGACGGAGGAAACACGGAATAA
- a CDS encoding DJ-1/PfpI family protein, with amino-acid sequence MDVNVFLFPDFETLDAFGPVEVLGRIEQYTLCYVSMNGGLITSRQGTQILTKSVDEADYSGILLLPGGQGTRCLVDDAAFIRTLTGISQQAMYCLAVCTGSALLAKTGLLDNRKATSNKKAFAWVKSTNGNVTWIEKARWVVDEKYYTSSGISAGIDMTLGFIADRFGNKKAEEIAEAIEYIWNTDSTNDQFST; translated from the coding sequence ATGGACGTAAATGTTTTCCTATTCCCTGATTTTGAGACCTTGGATGCATTCGGCCCGGTTGAAGTATTGGGACGGATAGAACAATACACCTTGTGCTACGTTTCAATGAACGGAGGTTTGATTACAAGCCGGCAGGGTACACAGATTCTTACAAAAAGCGTTGACGAGGCCGATTATTCAGGAATCCTGCTGCTTCCAGGGGGACAAGGAACAAGATGCCTTGTCGATGATGCCGCGTTCATCAGGACATTAACCGGCATATCACAACAGGCTATGTATTGCCTTGCTGTTTGCACAGGTTCCGCCCTGCTTGCCAAGACCGGACTTCTGGACAACAGGAAAGCGACGTCAAACAAAAAAGCTTTCGCATGGGTGAAATCGACCAATGGAAATGTCACGTGGATTGAAAAAGCGCGGTGGGTCGTGGATGAAAAATATTATACGTCTTCAGGTATATCAGCGGGCATAGACATGACATTGGGCTTTATCGCGGATCGGTTTGGAAATAAAAAAGCGGAAGAAATCGCAGAAGCCATCGAATATATCTGGAATACTGACAGCACCAATGATCAATTCTCCACGTAA
- a CDS encoding aminopeptidase, with amino-acid sequence MNVTREKKLAALLVSHSVRLQKGESCLIEAIDLPVTMTEALIEAVYEAGGNPVVNVWSERIERAMVEGATEDSLKVWADVDSYRMKTVDAYIGIRGIANVRELASIPSQVALSSKLYNTPVHRDIRVPHTKWVVARFPTEIMAMQAGKSTREFEDFFYKVTTEVDYEDMARRFTEAKPFLDAVDKVRIIAPGTDLSFSVKGLGWIPCAGEMNIPDGEIYTAPVRTSVNGTIAYNCDSTYRGHKFSDVRFTFKDGKIVEAHADDDVLLTKILDSDEGARYVGEFALGVNPQVTEPMDNTLFDEKIRGSLHFTPGNAYDDCFNGNRSAVHWDLVQRQDAAVGGGEIWMDGVLVRKDGVFVHEALKVLNL; translated from the coding sequence ATGAACGTAACACGTGAAAAAAAACTGGCTGCTTTGCTTGTCAGTCATTCGGTCAGGCTACAGAAAGGCGAGAGCTGTCTGATAGAGGCCATAGATCTTCCCGTGACCATGACGGAAGCTTTGATTGAGGCCGTTTATGAGGCAGGTGGGAATCCTGTCGTCAATGTCTGGAGTGAACGGATTGAACGGGCTATGGTGGAAGGTGCCACGGAGGACAGCCTGAAGGTCTGGGCTGACGTGGACAGCTACCGGATGAAGACGGTGGATGCCTACATTGGCATACGCGGAATAGCCAATGTCCGTGAGCTTGCCAGCATACCTTCCCAGGTGGCGCTTTCCTCAAAGTTGTACAATACCCCCGTTCATCGAGACATCCGCGTTCCTCATACAAAATGGGTGGTGGCGCGGTTCCCGACGGAAATCATGGCAATGCAGGCAGGGAAGTCCACGCGCGAGTTCGAGGATTTCTTCTACAAAGTGACGACAGAGGTTGATTACGAAGATATGGCGCGCAGATTCACCGAAGCAAAACCATTCCTCGATGCGGTTGACAAGGTACGCATCATCGCTCCTGGAACAGACCTTTCCTTCTCGGTCAAAGGGCTGGGCTGGATTCCTTGCGCCGGAGAAATGAACATCCCTGACGGGGAAATCTATACGGCTCCCGTGCGCACCAGCGTGAATGGAACCATTGCCTACAACTGTGACAGCACATACCGCGGTCATAAATTCTCTGATGTGCGTTTTACTTTCAAAGATGGAAAGATTGTCGAGGCTCATGCCGATGATGATGTCTTGCTTACCAAGATTCTTGATTCCGATGAAGGCGCCCGCTATGTGGGGGAATTTGCGCTTGGTGTCAATCCACAGGTCACTGAACCTATGGACAATACATTGTTTGATGAGAAGATACGTGGTTCCCTCCATTTCACTCCGGGCAATGCGTATGACGACTGCTTCAACGGCAACAGGAGCGCGGTTCACTGGGACTTGGTTCAGCGTCAGGATGCGGCTGTCGGTGGAGGCGAAATATGGATGGACGGAGTATTGGTTCGTAAGGACGGGGTATTCGTCCATGAGGCTCTCAAAGTGCTGAATCTGTAG
- a CDS encoding pseudouridine synthase, which yields MMSDMTKLSIPDIPFSIIAETPSYLVVAKPAGMPAVPLKTGGKGETLLDAVADLYPDVRSVQGRNEWEGGVVHRLDTLTSGLTVIARTDEAWWALQAQQTAGLFAKTYAAWSFGRQDDEMFPPGFPSEIVYYVTKDGLFLRSSFRPWGVGARAVRPVCEDATGHGASKATDTIYETTIVSHEKGPGKLNTFHVQIYRGFRHQIRCHLAWYGFPLVGDSLYGGEPNDRLGLFAEKVEFEDPYAHERVVYTLGSMFFT from the coding sequence ATGATGAGTGACATGACGAAACTTTCCATCCCTGACATCCCGTTTTCCATCATAGCGGAAACCCCTTCCTACCTTGTTGTGGCAAAGCCCGCAGGCATGCCTGCCGTACCACTGAAGACGGGAGGTAAAGGGGAGACTCTGCTGGATGCCGTAGCTGATCTGTACCCGGATGTCCGGAGTGTCCAAGGGAGGAATGAATGGGAGGGCGGGGTCGTTCATCGGCTCGACACCCTTACCAGCGGTCTGACGGTCATTGCGCGGACTGACGAGGCATGGTGGGCGTTGCAAGCCCAGCAGACGGCTGGACTGTTTGCAAAAACATATGCCGCATGGTCATTCGGACGGCAGGACGATGAGATGTTTCCTCCTGGCTTTCCATCGGAAATCGTTTATTATGTCACAAAAGATGGACTTTTCTTGCGTTCCTCATTCCGTCCTTGGGGCGTAGGAGCGCGAGCTGTCCGTCCAGTATGCGAAGATGCCACAGGACATGGTGCGAGCAAGGCTACAGACACGATTTATGAAACAACCATCGTTTCCCATGAGAAAGGGCCGGGCAAACTCAATACTTTCCATGTACAGATATATCGAGGTTTCCGGCATCAGATACGATGCCACCTTGCATGGTATGGATTCCCTTTGGTAGGCGATTCCCTCTATGGCGGAGAACCCAATGACCGGTTGGGACTGTTCGCTGAAAAAGTTGAGTTCGAGGATCCCTATGCCCATGAGAGAGTTGTCTATACTTTGGGCAGCATGTTCTTTACATGA
- a CDS encoding fimbrillin family protein — MRKNSIVLVSILMVLFVFASCNGNLCVSHDNDVHFSTEIGRKATANSEWQADDEVSIYMVAHDALAASATTERTNQAYTADTASETSAFSPADNANTLKWDDISTNPAPFFDFISYYPYVSSIANTTALPIHVYPGSGEQDTGKADFLWGRTDNVQNNTSTVHLKLEHMLSRLIVNISPSTTVDATAINDATGGFTATVRGLNTQTSINLNDGTLDAASVIESIVMKDISDTLTQSERNEGKRRFEAVLIPVGNTFALTNVSLEFVLTGGAGAGTYTWKPSTTGAVADGDKHLIHFDKGKQHVYNMTLNTEADEVAVAAIQIEIKDWDDGDGINGAAEKAYSLTFGDNGATRGSAPERMYAHEGNQITLPDPGSLEKDIHYFYGWNTLPDGNGSYYAAGESFTMPANDVMLYAQWLVKVKSVSAGDEYTMILKKDGTLWATGDNWAGQLGLGAGSTYTTSTPVQVKGSGGDGFMTDVEAVFTGAYHTMLLKNDRTLWAIGFNRYGQLGDGTSGDLNNKKTPVQVTSMNIDPGSPVVTVSAGNFYTMIVKKDGTLWATGRNEYGQLGDGTIIDKAIPVQIKDDTDGSVKMTDVAAVSAGKLHTMIVKKDGTLWATGLNDSGQLGDDTTENRNISVQVKGFGGVGFMTDVAAVFSGENYTMILKKDGTLWATGQNSTGQLGNGDTHVRKTPVQIIL, encoded by the coding sequence GTGAGAAAAAACAGCATTGTGCTTGTAAGCATCCTCATGGTGCTTTTCGTCTTTGCTTCATGCAACGGCAACCTATGTGTTTCACACGACAACGACGTACACTTCTCCACGGAGATAGGGCGTAAGGCCACGGCAAATTCCGAATGGCAAGCCGATGATGAAGTCAGCATCTACATGGTAGCTCATGATGCCCTGGCAGCTTCTGCCACCACGGAACGTACCAACCAAGCATACACGGCTGACACAGCCTCCGAGACATCCGCTTTCAGTCCTGCTGATAATGCCAATACCTTGAAGTGGGATGACATTAGTACGAATCCTGCACCATTCTTCGACTTCATCTCCTACTATCCTTATGTGTCTTCCATCGCCAATACCACGGCTCTGCCCATACATGTCTATCCGGGTTCCGGAGAACAGGACACCGGAAAGGCTGACTTCCTGTGGGGACGCACCGACAATGTACAGAACAATACCTCAACGGTGCATCTGAAGCTTGAGCATATGCTCTCCCGCCTGATTGTCAACATCTCTCCGAGCACGACCGTTGATGCTACGGCTATCAATGATGCCACTGGTGGATTTACTGCTACGGTCAGAGGCTTGAACACGCAGACCTCAATCAATCTGAATGACGGAACCTTGGATGCTGCCAGTGTCATTGAGTCTATTGTCATGAAGGACATTTCCGACACCCTTACTCAATCTGAAAGAAATGAGGGCAAGCGCAGGTTCGAGGCAGTGCTGATACCTGTGGGCAACACGTTTGCCCTGACTAACGTGAGCCTGGAGTTTGTCCTGACCGGTGGTGCTGGCGCTGGTACATACACATGGAAGCCAAGTACCACAGGTGCTGTAGCTGACGGAGACAAGCACCTGATTCACTTTGACAAAGGAAAGCAGCATGTCTACAACATGACGCTGAATACGGAAGCGGATGAAGTCGCCGTTGCCGCAATCCAGATTGAAATCAAGGATTGGGATGACGGTGACGGCATAAACGGGGCTGCGGAAAAGGCATACAGCCTCACCTTTGGGGATAACGGAGCCACGAGAGGCAGTGCTCCGGAACGGATGTATGCCCATGAAGGAAACCAAATCACACTGCCAGATCCCGGATCATTGGAAAAGGACATCCATTACTTCTATGGATGGAATACTCTGCCTGATGGCAACGGAAGCTACTATGCCGCCGGTGAGTCCTTCACCATGCCCGCCAATGACGTGATGTTGTATGCACAGTGGCTGGTGAAGGTCAAGTCAGTCTCCGCCGGAGACGAATACACGATGATCTTGAAGAAGGACGGCACGCTCTGGGCGACTGGAGACAACTGGGCTGGTCAACTGGGTCTCGGCGCTGGGTCCACCTATACAACAAGCACGCCCGTGCAGGTCAAGGGTTCTGGTGGGGACGGATTCATGACTGATGTCGAGGCTGTCTTTACCGGAGCCTATCATACGATGCTTCTAAAGAATGACAGGACTCTCTGGGCAATTGGATTCAATCGGTATGGTCAACTGGGTGACGGCACTTCAGGCGATTTGAACAACAAAAAAACGCCCGTGCAGGTCACATCCATGAATATTGATCCGGGCAGTCCTGTCGTGACCGTCTCCGCCGGAAATTTCTATACGATGATAGTGAAGAAGGACGGCACGCTCTGGGCAACAGGACGGAATGAATATGGCCAACTGGGTGACGGCACTATAATCGACAAAGCCATTCCCGTGCAGATCAAGGATGATACCGATGGTTCCGTGAAAATGACTGATGTCGCGGCTGTCTCCGCCGGAAAGCTCCATACGATGATTGTGAAGAAGGACGGCACACTCTGGGCGACTGGACTGAACGATTCTGGTCAACTGGGTGACGACACTACGGAGAACAGAAACATATCCGTGCAGGTCAAGGGGTTTGGCGGGGTCGGGTTCATGACTGATGTCGCGGCTGTCTTCTCCGGAGAGAACTATACGATGATTTTGAAAAAGGACGGCACGCTCTGGGCGACTGGACAGAATAGTACCGGTCAACTGGGTAACGGCGATACGCACGTAAGAAAAACGCCTGTACAAATCATCCTCTGA
- a CDS encoding Bax inhibitor-1/YccA family protein, producing the protein MNDKRAYVLTTPQVRERSLIRNVYVWMTAGLGVTAVVAYLVAATPAIMSIILSNQFLFFGIVIAELALVFYLSSRLKTMDVGKAVASFIGYAILNGVLMSTLFYVFTGGSIAIAFFTTTVAFGGMSVFAMLTKRDLRGFGYYFSMALWGLIIASLINMFLGSQTMYYIISFVGIIVFLGLTAWDTQRLRDVNEQYGTTMTEEEYTKISIISALSLYLNFINIFLYILRFMGVMRRD; encoded by the coding sequence ATGAATGACAAAAGGGCGTATGTCCTGACGACACCCCAAGTACGTGAAAGAAGTCTGATCAGGAATGTCTATGTATGGATGACAGCAGGACTTGGCGTCACTGCCGTTGTAGCCTATCTTGTCGCTGCCACACCGGCCATAATGAGTATCATCTTGAGCAACCAGTTCCTGTTTTTCGGAATTGTGATTGCTGAGCTTGCTTTAGTGTTCTATCTGAGTTCTCGCCTGAAGACAATGGATGTAGGCAAGGCGGTAGCGTCCTTCATTGGCTATGCCATCCTGAATGGCGTGCTGATGAGCACCTTGTTTTATGTATTCACTGGAGGCAGCATCGCCATAGCTTTTTTCACCACTACGGTTGCGTTCGGCGGGATGAGTGTCTTTGCCATGCTGACCAAACGCGATTTGAGAGGCTTTGGCTATTATTTTTCCATGGCTCTGTGGGGGCTGATCATCGCAAGCTTGATCAATATGTTCCTGGGAAGCCAGACCATGTACTATATCATTTCTTTTGTCGGGATTATTGTTTTCCTTGGCCTGACCGCATGGGATACCCAGAGGTTAAGGGATGTCAATGAACAGTATGGCACGACGATGACAGAGGAAGAATACACCAAGATATCCATTATCAGCGCATTGAGCCTCTATCTTAACTTCATTAATATTTTCCTCTACATCCTCCGTTTCATGGGCGTAATGAGAAGGGACTGA